One Halosegnis longus DNA window includes the following coding sequences:
- a CDS encoding DUF2237 family protein codes for MPERNVLAEKLATCNTDPRTGFNRDGCCGTHPNDRGRHELCAVMTEEFLSFSKEHGNDLVTPRPELDFPGLDPGDRWCLCLGRWVEALETTRARHLPETTVPPVVLEATNEAVLDSVNLETLESHSYDA; via the coding sequence ATGCCCGAACGAAATGTTCTTGCCGAGAAACTTGCCACATGTAATACTGATCCAAGGACTGGTTTCAACCGCGATGGCTGCTGTGGAACTCATCCCAACGACCGAGGCAGGCACGAGCTCTGTGCGGTCATGACCGAGGAATTTCTGTCGTTCAGTAAAGAACACGGCAACGACCTTGTGACGCCGCGTCCGGAGTTGGATTTTCCCGGTCTTGACCCGGGCGACCGCTGGTGTCTCTGTCTCGGACGGTGGGTCGAGGCACTTGAGACCACGCGAGCCAGACATCTCCCGGAGACGACCGTCCCCCCTGTAGTTCTCGAAGCAACCAACGAGGCAGTGTTAGATTCCGTGAATCTGGAGACGCTCGAAAGCCACTCCTACGACGCGTGA
- a CDS encoding RNA-guided endonuclease InsQ/TnpB family protein, with product MVEVSVETTFRNPSRSRREEWQRATHILRECKQWLVDCWEDGTLTSSVTTGDIDNPLYSALQNQAIRNAKSDYDDEPIKYTGEQPIGVNNQNWEINTTENDSVVIGFPCISDWWYTPIHVHDSIKEPVKALLDGDAEKTKLSVWREGDDWYCSFTVEYDEQQDGEETPIGVDVGHNYILAATPHDASADSFLVSGKEHKFVRRYYRSLRDSLQETGAHRARTRVGNKEYRRIQHMNHTLSKRLVEYASQFENPVIKLEELKNIRDGSEWNGVHSWPFYELQQFITYKAEKEGIRVETVDPENTSQECSQCNELVGRDGSKFDCPHCGYVRHADLNAAENISQREGDPCTA from the coding sequence ATGGTCGAGGTGAGCGTGGAAACTACGTTCCGCAACCCCAGCCGCTCTCGCCGCGAAGAGTGGCAACGCGCCACCCATATCCTCCGCGAGTGCAAACAATGGCTCGTGGACTGCTGGGAAGACGGCACGCTCACCTCGTCCGTGACAACTGGCGACATCGACAACCCACTCTACTCAGCACTCCAAAACCAAGCTATCCGTAACGCGAAGAGCGACTACGACGACGAACCCATCAAGTACACAGGAGAACAACCTATCGGGGTTAACAACCAGAACTGGGAAATCAACACGACGGAGAACGACTCTGTCGTCATCGGGTTCCCATGCATCAGCGATTGGTGGTACACGCCAATCCACGTCCACGACAGCATCAAAGAACCCGTCAAAGCTCTGCTCGATGGTGACGCTGAGAAGACGAAACTCAGTGTGTGGCGAGAAGGTGACGATTGGTATTGCTCGTTCACCGTTGAGTACGACGAGCAACAAGACGGCGAGGAAACACCCATCGGGGTTGACGTTGGCCACAACTACATCCTCGCCGCTACGCCACACGATGCGAGTGCTGACTCGTTCCTTGTGAGTGGCAAGGAACACAAGTTCGTGCGGCGGTACTATCGTTCCCTGCGTGACTCGCTACAGGAAACTGGGGCGCATCGCGCCCGAACTCGCGTAGGTAACAAGGAGTACCGTCGCATCCAACACATGAACCACACCCTCTCCAAACGACTCGTCGAATACGCCAGTCAGTTCGAGAATCCCGTCATCAAACTCGAAGAACTCAAAAACATCCGTGACGGTAGCGAGTGGAACGGCGTCCACTCGTGGCCGTTCTACGAACTGCAACAGTTCATCACGTACAAAGCCGAGAAAGAGGGAATACGGGTCGAAACGGTAGACCCCGAGAACACGAGTCAGGAATGTAGTCAGTGCAATGAACTTGTGGGTCGTGACGGGAGTAAGTTCGATTGCCCGCATTGTGGGTATGTTCGGCACGCGGATTTGAACGCGGCTGAAAATATCAGCCAACGAGAGGGTGACCCATGCACGGCGTAA
- a CDS encoding universal stress protein codes for MAVLVPFDGSVLAKSALFHGGRAAELDGTPLLAATVIPVNNTEYADKKGWITSDEEFDKKRIISRLRQQVEDCVSSAIFEHFSVGRYASSGTMANRLRRVARNRDVTSIFIGSDAAGQALLGTESVGGRVLFEKDCDVAIIRNPVSNLEVDA; via the coding sequence ATGGCCGTTCTCGTGCCTTTCGATGGGTCTGTACTGGCTAAAAGCGCTCTTTTCCACGGAGGGCGAGCTGCGGAGCTTGATGGGACTCCACTGCTCGCAGCCACGGTAATTCCAGTAAACAACACAGAGTATGCCGACAAGAAGGGGTGGATAACGAGTGACGAAGAGTTCGATAAAAAACGAATCATCTCTCGACTTCGCCAACAGGTCGAAGATTGCGTTTCTAGTGCAATTTTCGAACACTTTTCTGTGGGCAGGTACGCATCAAGTGGCACGATGGCAAACCGGCTCCGCCGCGTAGCCCGTAACCGTGACGTTACATCCATATTCATTGGAAGTGACGCCGCTGGACAGGCTTTACTTGGAACAGAGAGTGTCGGCGGTCGCGTCCTTTTCGAGAAGGATTGCGATGTAGCTATTATCCGTAATCCTGTCTCAAATCTGGAAGTTGATGCCTAG
- a CDS encoding sensor histidine kinase: MDRDITDQQEREERLRRQNERLDCFTSVVSHDLRNPLLVAGGRLELLKEDCDSEHIEDIEHALNRMDALIEDLLTLAQDGNTAMEREAVELKTLVQTCWETVATQNASLEIETDRTVHADRNQLQQVFENLIRNAVDRGGSDVTITVGDLDDGFYIADDGEGIPEDNLGSIFDAGYSTATDGTGFGLSIVEQIVETHGWQIAVKESQAGGARFEISDVAQ; encoded by the coding sequence ATGGACCGTGATATCACCGACCAGCAGGAACGGGAAGAAAGACTCAGACGACAAAACGAACGATTGGATTGCTTCACTAGTGTCGTAAGTCATGACCTCCGGAACCCACTACTGGTTGCGGGAGGTCGATTAGAACTCCTCAAAGAAGACTGTGACAGCGAGCATATTGAAGACATTGAGCATGCGCTGAATCGGATGGATGCACTGATTGAGGATCTGCTTACTCTCGCACAAGATGGGAATACAGCGATGGAACGTGAAGCAGTCGAGCTAAAAACGCTTGTGCAGACCTGTTGGGAGACGGTGGCAACACAGAATGCGTCACTCGAAATCGAGACCGACCGTACGGTTCATGCCGACCGTAATCAGCTCCAGCAGGTTTTCGAGAATCTAATTCGCAACGCTGTCGACCGCGGTGGTAGTGACGTCACGATAACTGTCGGAGATCTCGATGATGGGTTCTATATCGCGGACGATGGCGAGGGAATCCCAGAAGACAATCTGGGATCAATTTTTGACGCGGGCTATTCGACAGCCACGGACGGCACCGGATTTGGGCTAAGTATTGTCGAACAAATCGTAGAGACACACGGCTGGCAAATCGCAGTCAAGGAAAGCCAAGCTGGTGGGGCCCGGTTCGAAATTTCAGACGTGGCCCAATAG
- a CDS encoding MFS transporter: protein MSTGTQIKQGIREHFGQFSLHVLLVFATGLTIGSERTVVPVLGEEVLGVESFLLIGSFVVSFGIVKSILNLYAGKWGEEYGRKPVLVAGWATALPLPIILIFAPSWGWITVGNILLGINQALTWSMAINAKIDLAGPDQRGLAVGIDESFGYTGVAVGAWLTGVIASQWSLRPEPFYFLAVVVVLAFLISIFLINETVQYAQAEGDDDHHDANLPFNEVVKRATYGDKTLFAAAQAGHIENFVDTLFWIAVPLYLVSQGLGIAAVGVVIGVHSAMYFLQIATGGLADRIGRRPPVVWGMFLAGAGVLGMVLVEGYIAWAVLAAISGLGMALLYPNLMTVPSDAAHPTWRSEGMGVYRMWRDSGYAVGAILIGLSMEFVNAEAAFYMTALLMFVSGAVVYVWMEETHPEFGTHEPPSPASEAPSTISQD, encoded by the coding sequence ATGAGTACGGGAACACAAATCAAACAAGGAATCCGCGAGCACTTCGGACAGTTCTCACTCCACGTCCTGCTGGTATTCGCCACCGGCCTGACCATCGGGTCCGAACGGACTGTCGTTCCCGTTCTGGGCGAAGAGGTACTCGGCGTTGAGTCGTTCTTACTTATCGGTTCGTTCGTCGTCTCGTTCGGAATCGTGAAATCGATTCTCAATCTCTACGCTGGCAAATGGGGGGAGGAGTACGGTCGCAAGCCGGTACTCGTCGCCGGGTGGGCGACGGCACTCCCCCTGCCAATTATCCTCATCTTCGCTCCGAGCTGGGGGTGGATTACCGTCGGGAACATTCTGCTGGGTATCAACCAAGCGTTGACGTGGAGCATGGCTATCAACGCGAAAATCGACCTCGCAGGACCTGACCAGCGTGGCCTTGCAGTCGGCATTGACGAATCGTTCGGCTACACTGGTGTCGCCGTTGGGGCATGGCTCACAGGCGTTATTGCCAGTCAGTGGAGTCTCCGGCCAGAGCCGTTCTACTTCTTGGCTGTCGTCGTCGTGCTGGCGTTCCTCATCTCGATTTTCCTGATTAACGAGACTGTCCAGTACGCCCAAGCCGAAGGTGACGACGACCACCACGACGCGAACCTGCCGTTCAACGAGGTAGTGAAGCGGGCGACCTACGGTGACAAGACGCTGTTCGCTGCGGCTCAGGCTGGACACATTGAGAACTTTGTAGACACGCTGTTCTGGATCGCCGTCCCGTTGTATCTGGTAAGCCAGGGTCTTGGTATCGCGGCTGTCGGTGTCGTCATCGGTGTCCACAGCGCGATGTACTTCCTCCAGATTGCGACCGGGGGACTTGCTGACCGTATTGGTCGCCGTCCGCCTGTTGTTTGGGGGATGTTTCTCGCAGGAGCCGGCGTCCTCGGAATGGTACTCGTTGAGGGGTACATCGCGTGGGCTGTCTTGGCTGCCATCTCCGGTCTCGGTATGGCGTTGCTGTATCCGAACCTGATGACTGTGCCGAGCGACGCCGCCCACCCGACGTGGCGGTCGGAAGGGATGGGCGTCTACCGAATGTGGCGTGACTCCGGCTATGCTGTCGGAGCCATCCTAATCGGACTCTCGATGGAGTTTGTGAATGCCGAGGCTGCATTCTATATGACCGCACTCTTGATGTTCGTGTCTGGTGCAGTCGTGTATGTCTGGATGGAAGAGACCCACCCCGAGTTCGGGACCCACGAGCCACCTTCACCTGCTTCGGAAGCGCCCTCAACCATCTCTCAAGATTAA
- a CDS encoding MBL fold metallo-hydrolase produces MQEITPEELSEQLRNDDDEPVILDIRHEADFEDWHIPGSINVDIYEQLTDDPEQAKEALSDLPRDERIVTVCAAGVVSQTATEVLQELDYDAVTLTDGMNGWSRVHRHAEVPADLEDTLIQIARPGKGCLSHVLVSNGDAVVFDPSHYLDEYEAILDEYDAELVGMFDTHAHADHVSGAAELADRHNVPYYLHSKDALAVDATPVEDGETVSVGSLDIEVIHTPGHSEGSVSFDIDGAALMTGDTLFHESVGRVELGVEAGIEDSDIEENAATLYESLQRLLDRPNDAVVLPAHDPGSPEPPVTATLAEVKGRNDDLGRDREGFVRDLAADIPDHPPNFERVKRTNVGQESVPTDELAKLELGPNNCAAE; encoded by the coding sequence ATGCAGGAAATCACACCGGAAGAACTCAGCGAACAATTGCGAAATGATGATGACGAGCCGGTCATCCTCGATATTCGCCACGAAGCGGATTTCGAGGACTGGCATATCCCCGGCAGCATCAACGTCGATATCTACGAGCAATTAACAGACGATCCTGAACAAGCCAAGGAAGCCCTCTCAGATCTTCCCCGTGACGAGCGAATCGTCACTGTCTGTGCCGCAGGCGTCGTTTCTCAAACCGCGACAGAAGTCCTCCAAGAGCTGGACTATGATGCGGTGACTCTCACCGATGGGATGAACGGCTGGAGCCGTGTTCACCGGCACGCAGAGGTGCCCGCTGATCTCGAAGACACGCTCATTCAAATTGCACGCCCGGGGAAGGGCTGCCTCTCGCACGTTCTCGTTTCAAATGGTGACGCAGTCGTCTTCGACCCGTCACACTATCTCGACGAATACGAGGCGATCCTGGACGAATACGACGCCGAACTCGTCGGGATGTTCGACACGCACGCCCACGCCGACCACGTCTCGGGTGCGGCGGAACTCGCCGACCGTCACAACGTCCCCTACTATCTCCACTCGAAGGATGCACTCGCCGTCGACGCGACGCCGGTCGAGGATGGAGAGACCGTCTCAGTCGGCAGTCTCGACATCGAGGTCATTCACACGCCGGGACACAGCGAGGGGAGCGTCTCGTTCGACATTGACGGCGCTGCCCTGATGACGGGCGATACGCTCTTTCACGAGAGCGTGGGACGTGTCGAACTTGGCGTTGAAGCTGGGATTGAAGATTCTGACATCGAGGAAAACGCTGCGACGCTCTACGAAAGCCTCCAGCGGTTGTTGGACAGACCGAACGATGCAGTTGTCTTGCCAGCACACGACCCTGGCTCACCTGAACCACCGGTAACCGCGACGCTTGCGGAGGTCAAGGGACGGAACGACGACCTTGGTCGCGACCGGGAGGGGTTCGTCCGCGACCTCGCAGCGGATATCCCGGATCATCCGCCGAATTTCGAGCGCGTCAAACGGACGAACGTCGGACAGGAATCGGTCCCGACCGACGAACTAGCCAAACTGGAACTGGGCCCTAACAACTGCGCTGCTGAATGA
- a CDS encoding helix-turn-helix domain-containing protein, which translates to MSLYEASIRVKHECPYREISERHPDLTIREWPLSDCQVLEISSEATPTNELLDEINQLGTVLHESEDEDGYHVVTQSCLCSLEESIIDRFEEHNCLYQSPTIYRQGWEHYTVVAFDGEDIRELLDSLRSDREIELLSKTSISETQIPHSMLAPAGQLFEDLTDRQLAALQLALERGYYEQPRKTSLRDLAEQTAVARSTYEEHLRKAENKLLTNAGQFLRLVTATSTSDPLQMEKT; encoded by the coding sequence ATGAGCCTGTACGAGGCCTCGATACGGGTCAAACACGAGTGTCCGTACCGAGAAATCTCAGAGCGCCATCCGGATTTGACGATACGCGAGTGGCCGCTGAGTGACTGCCAAGTGCTCGAAATTAGCTCTGAGGCAACGCCGACTAACGAGCTACTCGATGAAATCAATCAGTTAGGGACCGTCCTCCACGAATCGGAGGACGAAGACGGGTATCATGTCGTCACGCAGTCGTGTCTCTGTTCACTGGAAGAGTCCATCATCGACCGATTTGAAGAGCACAACTGCCTGTATCAGTCGCCGACCATCTACCGCCAAGGCTGGGAACACTACACGGTAGTCGCATTCGATGGTGAAGACATCCGAGAGCTACTCGATAGTCTGCGCTCCGACAGGGAGATCGAACTGCTCTCGAAGACCTCGATTTCGGAGACCCAGATCCCCCACAGCATGCTGGCACCGGCAGGTCAACTGTTTGAGGACCTCACCGATCGACAGCTAGCGGCACTCCAGTTAGCACTAGAACGTGGGTACTACGAGCAACCGCGGAAGACCTCTCTCCGAGATTTGGCCGAACAGACAGCCGTCGCTCGTTCCACCTACGAAGAACACCTCCGGAAGGCCGAAAACAAACTCCTCACGAACGCGGGGCAGTTCTTGCGACTAGTCACCGCTACCTCGACATCTGATCCGTTACAAATGGAAAAGACATAA
- a CDS encoding class I SAM-dependent methyltransferase, with amino-acid sequence MSDVESFIRFCESDFGTAVMDHEAAYVKQYVGADDRSLDVGCGIGSLEQRLPEHEIIGVDCSEAMIQAAQERFSAPFVLGDATTLPVTTASVDTVVFVSTLEFIPDTDAVLAEATRVLAPGGTLIALVLNTRSEYVQSNLEREGSYFQRMVHQDSEALVGTILEYVEGEQEFFLGISDEQVFESTDPSKAAISAVVGALPE; translated from the coding sequence ATGAGTGATGTCGAGAGCTTCATTCGATTCTGTGAGAGTGATTTCGGGACGGCAGTCATGGACCACGAGGCCGCGTACGTGAAACAGTATGTCGGGGCCGACGACCGATCTTTGGACGTTGGATGCGGCATCGGCTCGCTCGAACAACGTCTTCCCGAGCATGAAATAATCGGAGTGGATTGCTCGGAGGCGATGATTCAGGCAGCCCAAGAACGATTTTCTGCACCGTTCGTACTCGGCGATGCGACCACGCTCCCCGTTACAACGGCGTCGGTTGATACCGTCGTTTTTGTATCAACACTCGAATTCATTCCCGATACTGATGCAGTCCTTGCAGAAGCGACACGCGTACTCGCTCCTGGAGGAACGCTCATCGCACTCGTGTTGAACACCCGTTCCGAGTACGTTCAATCGAATCTGGAGCGAGAAGGTTCCTACTTCCAGCGGATGGTCCACCAGGATTCTGAAGCATTGGTGGGCACAATTCTGGAATACGTTGAGGGCGAGCAGGAGTTCTTTTTAGGTATTTCCGACGAGCAAGTCTTTGAGAGCACAGACCCATCGAAAGCTGCAATCTCAGCGGTAGTCGGGGCTCTGCCTGAGTGA
- a CDS encoding NAD(P)/FAD-dependent oxidoreductase: MTQDTHDLVIAGSGVAGLSAAVYAARADLDPLVLEGDEPGGQLTLTTDVENYLGFPEGVGGMELIQRGKEQAEQFGAEFQHGSIEAADLDGQPLELSLSTGDTVYTQALIVATGASARWVGAENEGELMGQGLSTCATCDGAFHRGNDVLVVGGGDSAMEEALFLAKFADSVTVVHRREELRASEIMADRARDHDDVQFRWNAELEAIHGSQEEGVTGATLVSHPEGYPREKAESSIGVERETVDVGGVFYAVGHTPNTQFLDGTGVEQDEDGYVFTQTDEAGRPTAQTTVEGVFAAGDVADPRYRQAITSAGTGSMAALDAEEFLETRQNLDESSATAPARPEQSAP, from the coding sequence ATGACTCAGGATACCCACGATCTCGTCATCGCCGGTTCGGGAGTCGCCGGGCTCTCGGCGGCGGTCTATGCCGCGCGGGCCGACCTCGATCCGCTCGTGCTGGAGGGTGACGAGCCGGGCGGTCAGCTCACGCTCACGACCGATGTTGAGAACTATCTCGGATTTCCCGAGGGGGTCGGTGGGATGGAGCTGATTCAGCGCGGCAAGGAGCAGGCCGAGCAGTTCGGCGCCGAGTTCCAGCATGGAAGCATCGAGGCCGCCGACTTGGACGGCCAGCCGCTGGAGCTGTCGCTGTCGACCGGGGATACAGTCTACACGCAGGCGTTGATCGTCGCCACTGGCGCGAGCGCTCGCTGGGTCGGCGCCGAGAACGAAGGCGAACTGATGGGCCAAGGCCTCTCGACATGTGCGACATGTGACGGCGCGTTCCACCGCGGCAACGACGTCCTCGTGGTCGGCGGCGGCGACAGCGCAATGGAGGAAGCGTTGTTCCTCGCGAAGTTCGCCGACTCCGTGACGGTCGTCCACCGCCGCGAAGAGCTGCGGGCATCGGAGATCATGGCCGACCGTGCTCGTGACCATGACGACGTCCAGTTCCGTTGGAACGCGGAGCTCGAAGCCATCCACGGTTCCCAAGAGGAGGGCGTGACCGGTGCCACGCTCGTCTCCCATCCCGAGGGATATCCCAGAGAGAAGGCTGAGTCCAGTATCGGTGTCGAACGCGAGACGGTCGACGTCGGCGGCGTGTTCTACGCCGTTGGCCACACGCCGAACACGCAGTTCCTCGACGGCACCGGCGTCGAACAAGATGAGGACGGCTACGTCTTCACACAGACTGACGAGGCTGGGCGGCCCACAGCCCAGACAACCGTTGAGGGGGTGTTCGCTGCTGGCGACGTTGCTGACCCCCGCTACCGGCAGGCGATCACGTCCGCCGGCACCGGGAGTATGGCTGCCCTCGATGCCGAGGAGTTTCTCGAGACGCGACAGAATTTAGATGAATCGTCCGCTACCGCACCAGCTCGCCCGGAACAATCCGCACCATGA
- the trxA gene encoding thioredoxin: MTIETSAETGASTANESLHISGKSELDEIIAEHDVVLADFYADWCGPCQMLEPIVKKLAADTGATVAKVDVDANQQLAAAYGVRGVPTLVLFADGEQVEEIVGLQGEDQLRTLIDTYTE, encoded by the coding sequence ATGACGATAGAGACAAGTGCCGAGACTGGCGCATCGACTGCGAATGAATCACTCCACATTAGTGGCAAGTCCGAACTTGACGAGATCATCGCGGAACATGACGTAGTCCTTGCTGATTTCTACGCTGACTGGTGTGGGCCGTGCCAGATGCTCGAACCGATTGTCAAGAAGTTAGCCGCCGACACGGGTGCTACCGTCGCGAAAGTTGATGTCGATGCAAACCAACAACTCGCTGCGGCTTACGGCGTTCGAGGGGTTCCCACCCTTGTCCTGTTTGCCGATGGTGAACAGGTTGAGGAAATTGTCGGTCTTCAGGGCGAAGACCAACTCCGAACGCTCATCGACACCTACACCGAGTAA
- a CDS encoding helix-turn-helix domain-containing protein yields MPDSMSEQLRRDMECEGLLECFHGLKELDKDCFRALVESDDALTVDEIADAVERERSTAYRAVQRLLQTGFIQKNQINYDQGGYYHVYSPTDPSEIADDMQRLLNDWYAKMGQLIQEFETKYEQSETAVPAAES; encoded by the coding sequence ATGCCAGATTCAATGTCTGAACAACTCCGTCGAGACATGGAGTGTGAGGGACTCCTCGAATGTTTCCACGGACTGAAAGAGCTTGACAAGGACTGCTTCCGGGCGCTCGTCGAATCCGACGATGCACTAACCGTTGATGAAATCGCAGACGCTGTCGAACGGGAGCGTTCGACCGCCTATCGGGCAGTTCAGCGGCTATTGCAAACCGGCTTCATTCAGAAGAACCAGATTAACTACGACCAAGGCGGCTACTATCACGTCTACTCGCCGACGGACCCGTCGGAAATCGCAGACGACATGCAGCGACTGCTTAACGACTGGTATGCCAAGATGGGCCAGCTCATTCAGGAGTTTGAAACGAAGTATGAGCAGTCTGAAACGGCGGTCCCTGCTGCTGAGAGCTAA
- a CDS encoding sulfite exporter TauE/SafE family protein, translating to MIELLGSPAPLLALFVGFGVLIGLLFGFFGMGGSFLVTPALLVMGYKTDVAVASGLAFVFATSVIATLKHRDLGQVDYKLGVLMIAGTTAGIEVGKIGLHFLQGMGLADTVVSIIYVGLLGGIGAFITYQATKGDSSGGISHDADAEADAEDIPEIAKKIQSYRVPPMMSLRGGITVSLWMILGVAFVTGLLSGFLGVGGGFIRMPALFYLIGVPVPIAVGTDLFEIVFSGGIGSFLYAMDGAVNLSIVVPLLAGSALGARLGAGATSLVNEDEIKVYFGVMLLLGALAVAVRKVGNVMDIPVLQTVSLVIILGAATLVAGAVVVSSIQALRSEETPTPNAAD from the coding sequence ATGATTGAATTACTCGGAAGCCCAGCGCCTCTGCTCGCCCTGTTTGTAGGCTTTGGCGTTCTCATTGGGCTGTTATTCGGCTTCTTTGGCATGGGTGGCTCATTCTTAGTGACCCCTGCACTGCTGGTGATGGGGTACAAGACAGATGTCGCCGTCGCGTCTGGGCTCGCGTTCGTGTTTGCAACGTCCGTCATTGCAACACTCAAACACCGAGATCTCGGGCAGGTGGACTACAAGCTCGGTGTGCTCATGATTGCTGGAACCACAGCCGGCATTGAAGTGGGCAAAATCGGCCTTCATTTCCTCCAAGGAATGGGCCTCGCTGATACTGTTGTGAGCATCATCTACGTCGGGTTATTGGGCGGGATTGGTGCGTTCATCACCTATCAGGCGACCAAGGGGGACAGTAGTGGTGGCATCAGTCACGATGCCGACGCTGAGGCTGACGCAGAGGATATCCCGGAGATTGCCAAGAAGATTCAATCCTATCGGGTTCCCCCGATGATGAGTCTTCGAGGTGGCATCACCGTCTCCCTATGGATGATTCTGGGTGTTGCATTCGTAACCGGACTCCTTTCCGGATTCCTCGGTGTCGGTGGTGGCTTCATTCGGATGCCAGCTCTGTTCTACCTCATCGGGGTCCCCGTCCCGATTGCAGTCGGCACAGACCTGTTCGAGATCGTCTTCTCGGGAGGGATCGGGAGCTTCCTCTATGCAATGGACGGAGCAGTGAACCTCTCGATTGTTGTACCGCTACTCGCAGGGAGTGCGCTAGGTGCGCGACTTGGTGCAGGAGCAACGAGCCTCGTCAACGAAGACGAAATCAAGGTCTACTTCGGGGTGATGTTACTCTTGGGAGCACTCGCCGTTGCCGTCCGCAAGGTTGGGAACGTCATGGATATACCAGTCCTGCAGACTGTCTCGCTGGTTATCATCCTTGGTGCTGCCACACTGGTCGCTGGTGCCGTCGTTGTCAGTTCGATTCAGGCACTTCGTTCAGAAGAAACGCCAACACCTAACGCGGCAGACTAA